A single Macaca mulatta isolate MMU2019108-1 chromosome 15, T2T-MMU8v2.0, whole genome shotgun sequence DNA region contains:
- the DIPK1B gene encoding divergent protein kinase domain 1B, which produces MAKERRPLRPRPAPTMRRLRRLAHLVLFCPFSKGLQGRLPGFRVRCIFLAWLGIFAGSWLVYVHYSSYSERCRGHVCQVVICDQYRKGIISGSVCQDLCELHMVEWRTCLSAAPAQQVYSGLWRDKDVTIKCGIEETLDSKARSDAAPRRELVLFDKPTRGTSIKEFREMTLSFLKANMGDLPSLPALVGQVLLMADFNKDNRVSLAEAKSVWALLQRNEFLLLLSLQEKEHASRLLGYCGDLYLTEGVPHGAWHAAALPPLLRPLLPPALQGALQQWLGPAWPWRAKIAIGLLEFVEELFHGSYGTFYMCETTLANVGYTATYDFKMADLQQVAPEATVRRFLQGRRCEHSADCTYGRDCRAPCDRLMRQCKGDLIQPNLAKVCALLRGYLLPGAPADLREELGTQLRTCTTLSGLASQVEAHHSLVLSHLKTLLWKKISNTKYS; this is translated from the exons GGTCGACTCCCAGGCTTCAGGGTCCGGTGCATCTTCCTGGCATGGCTGGGCATCTTTGCGGGCAGCTGGCTGGTATACGTGCACTACTCGTCCTACTCGGAGCGCTGTCGTGGCCACGTCTGCCAGGTGGTCATT TGTGACCAGTACCGCAAGGGGATCATCTCGGGCTCTGTCTGCCAGGACCTGTGTGAGCTGCATATGGTGGAGTGGAGGACCTGCCTCTCGGCAGCCCCGGCCCAACAG GTGTACAGTGGGCTCTGGCGGGATAAGGATGTAACCATCAAGTGTGGCATCGAGGAGACCCTCGACTCGAAGGCCCGGTCGGATGCGGCCCCCCGGCGGGAGCTGGTGCTGTTCGACAAGCCCACCCGGGGCACCTCCATCAAGGAATTCCGGGAGATGACCCTCAGCTTCCTCAAG GCGAACATGGGAGACCTGCCTTCCCTGCCAGCGCTGGTTGGCCAGGTCCTGCTCATGGCCGACTTCAACAAGGACAACCGGGTGTCCCTGGCGGAAGCCAAATCCGTGTGGGCCCTGCTGCAGCGTAACGAGTTCCTGCTGCTGCTGTCCCTGCAGGAGAAGGAGCATGCCTCCAGACTGCTGGGCTACTGCGGGGACCTCTACCTCACCGAGGGCGTGCCCCATGGCGCCTGGCACGCGGCCGCCCTGCCACCCCTGTTGCGCCCGCTGCTGCCGCCTGCCCTGCAGGGTGCCCTCCAGCAGTGGCTGGGGCCCGCGTGGCCTTGGCGGGCCAAGATCGCCATCGGTCTGCTGGAGTTCGTGGAGGAGCTCTTCCACGGCTCCTATGGAACTTTCTACATGTGTGAGACCACACTGGCCAATGTGGGCTACACAGCCACTTACGACTTCAAGATGGCCGACCTGCAGCAGGTAGCACCTGAGGCCACCGTGCGCCGCTTCCTGCAGGGCCGCCGCTGTGAGCACAGCGCTGACTGCACCTACGGGCGCGACTGCAGGGCCCCGTGTGACAGGCTCATGCGGCAGTGCAAGGGCGACCTCATCCAGCCCAACCTGGCCAAGGTGTGTGCGCTGCTACGGGGCTACCTGCTGCCTGGCGCACCCGCCGACCTCCGCGAGGAGCTGGGCACGCAGCTGCGCACCTGCACCACGCTGAGCGGGCTGGCCAGCCAGGTGGAGGCCCATCATTCGCTGGTGCTCAGCCACCTCAAGACTCTGCTCTGGAAGAAGATCTCCAACACCAAGTACTCCTGA